From Dendropsophus ebraccatus isolate aDenEbr1 chromosome 2, aDenEbr1.pat, whole genome shotgun sequence, a single genomic window includes:
- the BAALC gene encoding brain and acute leukemia cytoplasmic protein gives MGCGGSRADAIEPRYYESWTRETESTWLTSTDTEIPAAALGHSCQDDHSSTESGVRDKRGSLHPGETSHTVTPSSSSSFSSSSSSSSSPPNRY, from the coding sequence ATGGGTTGTGGAGGAAGTAGAGCCGATGCCATCGAACCTCGGTATTATGAGAGCTGGACAAGAGAGACAGAATCCACCTGGTTGACCAGCACCGATACCGAGATCCCAGCGGCAGCATTGGGACATTCGTGCCAGGATGACCATAGCTCAACAGAGTCTGGTGTGAGGGACAAGAGAGGATCCCTTCATCCTGGTGAGACAAGTCACActgtcaccccatcatcctcatcctccttctcctcctcatcatcatcttcatcatcgccACCAAACAGATACTGA